The following proteins are encoded in a genomic region of Prochlorococcus marinus XMU1408:
- a CDS encoding ATP phosphoribosyltransferase regulatory subunit, translated as MTLQPASGARDLNPQQVRKNHLIASKLSSLYQLWGYERISPPHIERLDTLMAAGGISNNEILKIVSDEPLGLRPEITASIVRAASTRFNEYERPLRFWSTGTSFKCNQSIDGGIDIEESFQSGVELIGTKAINAEIELLSLLIESLKIIEIDKEYKMTLLIGNTYLLEMILSSFDSTKIDQIKNILCDLDYIGLSKLDLKDEQRKFIKKILNMRGKPEKVLTDLENIYGSNSYIENLKELFTIIEPLAKEKGIEVQLDPTLGTKYKLYSGLTFSLVSSSPSAPVIIAKGGRYDDLVKKFSSSVHNSFGIGFSISIDKIRELVSSNEEIKGINEKVLIAYKQSESLYKALKQQKEWHKKGIISVISHEPLKTNDATNQLLKSNRCTKIEWID; from the coding sequence ATGACATTGCAACCTGCCTCGGGTGCACGCGATTTAAATCCTCAGCAAGTAAGAAAGAACCATCTCATTGCATCAAAACTTTCATCTTTATATCAACTATGGGGATATGAGCGAATATCACCGCCACATATTGAACGTCTAGACACACTTATGGCAGCTGGTGGAATTTCGAACAATGAAATACTAAAAATTGTTTCCGATGAACCTCTTGGATTAAGACCTGAAATAACAGCTTCAATTGTTCGAGCAGCTTCTACTAGATTTAATGAATATGAAAGGCCACTTCGTTTCTGGTCGACAGGCACATCATTTAAATGCAATCAAAGTATTGATGGTGGTATAGATATTGAGGAATCATTCCAAAGTGGAGTAGAATTGATAGGAACTAAAGCTATTAATGCCGAGATAGAACTTCTTTCTCTACTGATTGAATCATTAAAAATAATTGAAATTGATAAGGAATATAAAATGACATTGCTAATTGGAAATACATATCTATTAGAGATGATTTTAAGCTCATTTGATTCAACCAAAATAGATCAAATAAAAAATATACTCTGCGATCTTGATTACATTGGATTGAGTAAACTAGATTTAAAAGATGAACAAAGAAAGTTTATAAAAAAGATCTTGAATATGAGAGGAAAACCAGAAAAAGTATTAACCGATCTGGAAAATATATATGGATCGAATTCTTACATTGAAAACCTAAAAGAATTGTTTACTATTATTGAGCCATTAGCTAAAGAGAAAGGTATAGAAGTGCAACTAGACCCTACATTAGGGACTAAATATAAATTATATAGTGGTTTAACCTTTTCACTCGTTTCATCATCCCCAAGTGCTCCTGTTATTATTGCTAAAGGTGGTAGATATGATGATTTGGTAAAGAAATTCAGTTCTAGCGTGCATAATAGCTTCGGAATTGGATTTAGTATTAGCATTGATAAAATCAGGGAATTAGTCTCCTCAAACGAGGAAATTAAAGGTATAAACGAAAAAGTATTAATCGCATACAAGCAAAGTGAAAGTCTATATAAAGCACTAAAACAACAAAAGGAATGGCACAAAAAGGGAATTATTTCTGTAATTTCCCATGAACCTCTAAAGACTAATGATGCAACAAATCAACTTTTGAAATCCAATAGATGCACAAAGATTGAGTGGATAGATTGA
- the pstB gene encoding phosphate ABC transporter ATP-binding protein PstB, which translates to MNKKNITSTSSVSLDNVSITYGNSLAVKNVFCDIQKNQVTSFIGPSGCGKSTVIRAINRMNDLIEGCKLSGSVIFEGIDIYAEDIDPVEVRRRIGMVFQQPNPFPKSIYENIAFGARVNGYKGNMDQLVEESLKKAAVWDECKDKLNESGYSLSGGQQQRLCIARTIAIEPDVILMDEPCSALDPLSTLKIEETIHELKKNFTIIIVTHNMQQANRVSDYTAFFNTEKKDNDLGGKIGFLVEFDKTKKMFNSPKQKSTQDYISGKFG; encoded by the coding sequence ATGAATAAAAAAAATATAACATCTACATCTTCAGTCTCACTAGATAATGTATCAATAACATATGGCAATTCACTTGCAGTTAAAAATGTGTTTTGTGATATTCAAAAGAATCAAGTTACATCTTTTATTGGTCCATCAGGATGTGGTAAATCAACCGTCATTAGAGCAATCAACCGAATGAACGATTTAATAGAAGGTTGCAAATTATCAGGCAGTGTTATTTTTGAAGGGATAGATATATATGCAGAGGATATAGATCCAGTTGAAGTTAGAAGGAGAATTGGAATGGTTTTTCAACAACCCAATCCTTTTCCTAAAAGTATTTACGAAAATATTGCCTTTGGTGCAAGAGTTAATGGATATAAAGGTAATATGGATCAATTAGTAGAAGAATCTCTTAAAAAGGCAGCTGTTTGGGATGAGTGCAAGGATAAATTAAACGAAAGTGGTTATTCATTATCTGGCGGTCAACAACAAAGATTATGCATAGCAAGGACAATTGCTATTGAACCTGATGTGATACTAATGGATGAGCCATGTTCAGCACTTGACCCCTTGTCTACATTAAAAATTGAAGAGACAATTCATGAGTTAAAGAAGAATTTTACAATCATTATTGTTACGCACAATATGCAACAAGCTAATAGAGTCAGTGATTACACAGCTTTTTTCAACACAGAGAAAAAAGATAACGATTTAGGTGGAAAAATAGGATTTTTAGTTGAATTTGATAAAACAAAAAAAATGTTCAATTCGCCGAAGCAAAAATCAACTCAAGACTATATCTCTGGAAAATTTGGATAA
- the htpG gene encoding molecular chaperone HtpG gives MPVKEEGTILIHTENIFPIIKKAVYSDHEIFIRELISNSVDAIKKRKMAAFAGDCVAAEDEKIKISIDREHKTLTISDNGIGMTSDEIKKYINQVAFSSAEEFLEKYKQPDDGFIGHFGLGFYSSFMVAEEVEIITKSAKNDSQAIQWKCNGSPQYSLDESDKKEIGTDIILHLMEEEIEYIEPSRIKTLIKKYCDFMPIEISLEEEVINKMNPPWRESKQNLKDEDYIELYKYLYPFQGDPLLWVHLNTDYPYNLQGILYFPKISGRADWESGEIKLFCNQVFVSDSIKEIVPRYLLPLRGVIDSPDIPLNVSRSALQSDRRVKSIGNFIAKKLADKLKTLKKDETQFYADIWDSISPFIKIGAMEDEKFAEQVKEIILYSTTKNTSADKEDTNELIKSGSKTFTTLEDYKNRLTDENKKVLYSTDEVSQSTALNMWTSQGKEVLKLDTVIDTQFIPWLEEKNKEINFVRVDSELDESIKDDSPEIADKDGNTKSETLKKIISSALNNEKVTVQVQSLKGENSPPSLILLPEQMRRINDITALMEQKLPGLPEYHNLIVNSNHPLIKGLIKLNSNPIVIEGSSKSEEGQLASDIAIHVYEMAKLSIGGLENKDIAAFQTRNAEVLGKLMQKFV, from the coding sequence ATGCCTGTTAAAGAAGAAGGAACTATTCTAATTCACACAGAAAATATATTTCCAATAATAAAAAAAGCAGTCTACTCAGATCATGAAATATTCATTAGAGAGCTTATAAGTAACTCCGTAGATGCAATCAAGAAAAGGAAAATGGCCGCCTTTGCCGGAGATTGTGTCGCAGCTGAAGATGAAAAAATAAAAATCTCAATTGACAGAGAACATAAGACATTGACAATTAGTGACAATGGAATAGGAATGACCAGTGATGAAATAAAGAAATATATAAATCAAGTAGCTTTCTCAAGTGCAGAAGAATTTCTTGAAAAATATAAACAACCAGATGACGGTTTTATAGGTCATTTTGGACTCGGTTTCTATTCGAGTTTTATGGTTGCAGAAGAAGTTGAAATTATAACTAAATCAGCAAAGAATGATTCACAAGCTATTCAATGGAAATGTAATGGATCTCCTCAATATTCACTTGATGAATCAGATAAAAAAGAAATAGGTACTGATATAATTTTACATTTAATGGAAGAAGAAATTGAATATATTGAACCAAGCAGAATTAAAACATTAATAAAAAAATATTGTGATTTCATGCCTATTGAAATCTCACTTGAAGAAGAAGTTATCAATAAAATGAATCCACCATGGAGAGAAAGCAAACAAAACTTAAAAGACGAAGATTATATTGAACTATATAAATATCTCTATCCTTTTCAAGGCGATCCTCTTCTATGGGTTCACCTAAACACAGACTATCCATATAATCTGCAAGGTATATTATATTTTCCAAAGATAAGTGGAAGAGCCGATTGGGAAAGTGGTGAAATAAAACTATTCTGTAATCAGGTATTTGTTAGCGATTCAATTAAAGAAATTGTACCTAGATACTTATTACCTTTGAGGGGAGTAATAGATTCACCCGATATTCCCTTAAATGTAAGTAGAAGCGCATTACAATCAGACAGAAGAGTTAAATCTATCGGTAACTTTATTGCTAAGAAACTAGCCGATAAGCTTAAAACATTAAAGAAAGATGAAACCCAATTTTATGCAGATATTTGGGACTCCATATCACCCTTTATAAAAATAGGTGCTATGGAAGATGAGAAATTTGCCGAACAAGTAAAAGAGATAATTTTATATTCGACAACAAAAAACACTTCAGCAGATAAGGAAGATACTAATGAACTAATAAAATCTGGTTCAAAGACTTTCACCACCCTTGAAGATTATAAGAATAGGCTAACTGATGAGAACAAAAAGGTTTTATATTCAACTGATGAAGTCTCACAATCAACAGCACTCAACATGTGGACTTCACAAGGAAAAGAAGTTCTAAAACTTGATACTGTTATTGACACCCAATTTATTCCTTGGTTAGAAGAAAAAAATAAAGAAATAAATTTTGTTAGAGTCGATTCCGAACTTGATGAAAGTATTAAAGATGATTCGCCTGAAATTGCAGATAAAGATGGAAATACAAAGTCAGAAACACTCAAAAAGATTATTAGTTCAGCTCTAAACAACGAGAAAGTGACCGTACAAGTTCAAAGCCTTAAAGGTGAGAATTCTCCACCGTCATTAATATTATTACCAGAACAAATGAGAAGGATTAATGATATAACAGCATTAATGGAACAGAAACTTCCTGGTCTACCTGAATATCATAATTTAATCGTCAATTCAAACCATCCACTTATTAAAGGATTAATCAAGTTAAATTCCAACCCAATAGTTATTGAAGGATCGAGCAAATCAGAGGAAGGTCAATTAGCCAGTGATATCGCTATCCATGTTTATGAGATGGCTAAATTGTCAATAGGAGGTCTAGAGAATAAAGATATCGCAGCTTTTCAAACAAGGAATGCTGAGGTGTTAGGGAAATTAATGCAAAAATTCGTATAA
- a CDS encoding DUF2499 domain-containing protein, whose translation MHELSLGTWFIHIATLFEWVIAIIVIDHISSISNNKALGYFALAMLPNLASAMAAITWHIFDNSLELKGLVVLQAALTTLGNICLAFAAWNLFRSESSQPNQ comes from the coding sequence ATGCATGAACTTTCCTTAGGAACATGGTTTATCCACATTGCAACTCTATTTGAGTGGGTGATTGCAATAATAGTAATTGACCATATTTCATCAATATCCAATAACAAGGCATTGGGTTATTTTGCTTTGGCAATGTTGCCAAACCTTGCTAGTGCTATGGCCGCTATCACTTGGCATATATTTGACAACAGTCTTGAATTAAAAGGACTAGTTGTACTACAGGCAGCACTTACAACTTTAGGAAATATATGTCTTGCATTTGCTGCTTGGAACTTGTTTAGATCTGAGTCATCACAACCAAACCAATGA
- the rpmB gene encoding 50S ribosomal protein L28 — MSRVCQLTGTRANNGMSVSHSHIRTKKLQQANLQQRRLWWEEENKWINIRVTTRALKTIQKKGLGKYAKTLGVDLNKL; from the coding sequence ATGTCTAGGGTTTGCCAACTTACAGGCACAAGAGCTAACAATGGAATGTCAGTCAGCCATTCCCATATTAGAACCAAAAAATTGCAGCAAGCAAATTTGCAGCAGCGGAGATTATGGTGGGAAGAAGAAAACAAATGGATCAATATAAGAGTAACGACAAGAGCACTAAAAACTATTCAAAAGAAAGGATTAGGAAAGTATGCCAAAACACTAGGGGTAGATCTAAACAAACTTTAA
- a CDS encoding peroxiredoxin, giving the protein MKRRKFIKSFFLFSSILFVKPSRLLASINSVSLGKKAPDFLLNGFNKNNPNQKEWSLDDFSGEWLILYFYPKDFSSGCTLQAKGFQDNLSKFKKLNSSVVGISADNKEEHESFCTSAKLGYTLLSDTTGEISKSYDSWLDPYSKRNTFMINPRGIVVYKWIGVRPIGHAQEVLEELIKQKNIYA; this is encoded by the coding sequence ATGAAAAGAAGAAAATTTATAAAATCATTTTTTTTATTTTCTAGTATTTTATTTGTTAAACCTTCAAGATTATTAGCAAGTATAAATTCCGTTAGTCTTGGTAAAAAAGCACCTGATTTTTTATTAAATGGTTTCAATAAAAATAATCCAAATCAAAAGGAATGGTCTCTTGATGATTTTTCAGGTGAATGGTTAATTTTATATTTTTATCCTAAAGATTTCTCAAGTGGCTGTACATTACAAGCCAAAGGATTTCAAGATAACCTTTCTAAGTTTAAAAAACTTAATTCCTCTGTAGTTGGAATCTCAGCTGACAATAAAGAAGAACATGAATCATTTTGTACATCCGCAAAACTTGGATATACCCTACTATCAGATACAACAGGTGAAATAAGTAAATCATATGATTCATGGTTGGATCCCTATTCAAAAAGAAATACATTTATGATCAATCCAAGGGGTATAGTTGTTTATAAATGGATAGGAGTAAGACCCATAGGGCATGCTCAAGAAGTTTTAGAAGAACTTATTAAACAAAAGAATATATATGCATGA
- the pstA gene encoding phosphate ABC transporter permease PstA, whose translation MNYTSQKSLTYNPSLTRNIGNKALTIASALFAIISVLPLILVISYVLIKGGSYINLDTLILEPEPPGDDLLSAGGIGPAITGTFIMSVIASIISIPVGVGGGIYLAEYSKSGKFAKFIRFGSNVLAGIPSIIAGVFIYAIIVSTKILFGSMFSGIAGGISLSILMIPTIIKTTDEALKLVPNDMRRAAFGVGASKFTMITNITLPAAFSSISTGVLLALARAAGETAPLIFTALFSRYYITSLDDLFYEMGSLSVLIYNFALEPYEAQNQLAWAASFILVVVLLSLNILSRWIVTLGAFSKNKV comes from the coding sequence ATGAATTATACTTCACAAAAATCACTAACTTATAATCCCTCTCTAACAAGAAATATTGGGAACAAAGCCTTAACAATAGCTTCTGCTCTTTTTGCCATCATTTCTGTACTTCCTTTAATATTAGTCATAAGCTATGTATTAATTAAAGGTGGTAGTTATATAAACTTAGATACCTTAATACTTGAACCCGAGCCACCAGGAGATGATCTTCTCTCAGCAGGAGGAATAGGGCCAGCAATTACTGGGACTTTTATAATGTCTGTTATTGCTTCAATCATATCAATACCTGTTGGAGTCGGAGGTGGAATATATCTTGCCGAATATTCAAAATCTGGAAAGTTTGCTAAATTTATAAGGTTTGGATCAAATGTACTTGCTGGGATTCCTTCTATAATTGCTGGTGTATTTATATACGCAATAATTGTCTCTACCAAAATACTATTTGGATCAATGTTCAGCGGTATAGCAGGCGGAATATCACTTTCAATTTTAATGATTCCAACAATAATTAAAACTACTGATGAAGCACTTAAATTAGTTCCAAATGACATGAGAAGAGCTGCATTTGGAGTTGGTGCATCAAAATTCACAATGATAACAAATATCACATTGCCAGCTGCATTTAGTTCAATTTCTACAGGTGTATTATTAGCACTCGCCAGGGCAGCAGGAGAAACAGCTCCATTAATATTTACAGCTCTTTTCTCCCGTTACTACATTACAAGTCTTGATGATCTTTTCTATGAAATGGGTTCATTATCAGTATTAATTTACAATTTCGCTCTTGAACCATATGAAGCCCAAAATCAACTAGCATGGGCAGCATCATTCATATTAGTTGTTGTACTTTTAAGTCTTAATATCCTTTCAAGATGGATAGTCACACTTGGTGCTTTTTCAAAAAACAAAGTATAA
- the psaK gene encoding photosystem I reaction center subunit PsaK, whose translation MITTLLAAADPVTFQWSPKCAVVMIICNLLAYAIARSNIEKPNEGFPMPNSQFYGGLSHGSFVAANCLGHVLGIGSILGLAARGVL comes from the coding sequence ATGATCACAACTCTATTAGCAGCAGCTGATCCAGTGACATTTCAGTGGTCTCCAAAATGTGCCGTTGTGATGATCATTTGCAATTTACTTGCTTATGCAATTGCAAGGTCAAACATTGAAAAGCCAAACGAAGGTTTTCCAATGCCTAATTCACAATTCTATGGCGGTCTAAGTCATGGTTCTTTTGTTGCTGCAAACTGCTTAGGTCATGTTTTGGGAATAGGCTCAATTTTGGGCCTTGCTGCCAGAGGCGTTTTATAA
- a CDS encoding DUF3593 domain-containing protein translates to MSILSLQSIARIDPSPFFILSLIPYLVFLRYAGKTKAIPKLSFLGFKLTLLFVFMTIVFAIIAQIYFGDELTNVDVLHGLAESFLTISDAFVVYGFVLMLQSLKTKTEVKNS, encoded by the coding sequence ATGTCAATCCTTAGTCTTCAGTCAATTGCAAGAATTGATCCTAGTCCATTTTTCATCCTTTCACTAATCCCTTATCTAGTATTCCTGCGTTATGCAGGAAAAACAAAAGCGATACCAAAATTATCATTTTTAGGATTTAAGTTAACGCTGTTATTTGTATTCATGACAATAGTTTTTGCAATAATCGCACAAATTTATTTTGGGGATGAATTAACAAATGTAGATGTACTGCACGGACTTGCAGAATCGTTTTTAACGATTAGCGATGCATTTGTTGTTTATGGTTTTGTTTTGATGCTCCAGTCATTGAAAACGAAAACGGAAGTAAAAAACTCTTAA
- the pstC gene encoding phosphate ABC transporter permease subunit PstC, with translation MDKARTSKFSLRTRPTSEKLVDVGFKNIVVAMASMVAIVLFSIFAVVYYESTESISRYGLRFLFSSAWNPVTDEYGAFTAIYGTLFTSIASLLIAIPLGVGTAIFITENIIPGYIRNVIGIMVELLAAIPSVVLGLWAVFIMEPFIRPFLNIIYELFGFIPFFGTQPLGAGMMPAILILVVMILPIITSISKDSLNQVPSKLRQAAYGIGASRWTTIFKVIIPAAISGITGGVLLALGRAMGETMAVTMIIGNSNNFSWSIFAPSYTISSMLANQFGEADGSQVSSLMYAALILMILTLLVNVFAQWIVKRLSLKYQ, from the coding sequence GTGGACAAAGCAAGGACATCGAAATTTTCACTGAGAACAAGACCAACTTCAGAGAAGTTGGTAGATGTTGGTTTTAAAAATATTGTTGTTGCCATGGCTTCAATGGTAGCAATAGTGCTTTTTTCCATATTTGCAGTTGTTTATTATGAATCAACCGAATCGATTTCAAGATATGGACTTAGGTTTCTTTTTAGCTCTGCATGGAATCCAGTTACAGATGAGTACGGTGCATTCACAGCTATTTATGGAACCCTTTTTACATCGATTGCTTCATTATTAATTGCAATTCCATTGGGCGTTGGCACTGCAATATTTATAACTGAAAATATAATTCCCGGATATATAAGAAACGTAATTGGAATAATGGTTGAGCTTTTAGCCGCTATTCCATCAGTAGTTTTAGGTCTATGGGCTGTATTTATTATGGAACCTTTTATTAGACCATTTTTGAACATAATCTACGAACTATTTGGATTTATACCATTTTTTGGCACACAACCTTTGGGCGCTGGAATGATGCCAGCAATATTAATACTTGTGGTAATGATATTACCTATAATTACATCGATTTCAAAAGATTCTCTAAATCAAGTTCCATCAAAACTTAGGCAAGCTGCCTATGGAATTGGAGCGTCAAGATGGACTACTATTTTTAAAGTTATTATTCCAGCCGCAATTTCTGGAATAACAGGAGGAGTTTTACTTGCCCTAGGAAGAGCTATGGGTGAGACAATGGCAGTAACAATGATTATTGGCAATTCAAATAACTTTAGTTGGTCAATATTTGCTCCTTCATATACAATTTCATCCATGCTTGCCAATCAATTTGGTGAAGCAGATGGAAGCCAAGTCTCCTCTCTAATGTATGCTGCATTAATCCTAATGATATTAACTTTATTGGTTAATGTATTTGCTCAGTGGATTGTTAAAAGATTAAGCTTAAAATATCAGTAA
- the dxs gene encoding 1-deoxy-D-xylulose-5-phosphate synthase, translated as MRLSQLSHPNELHGLAISELEDVACQIRERHLQVVSTSGGHLGPGLGVVELTIALYQTLDLDVDKVIWDVGHQAYPHKLLTGRYERFDSLRQQKGVAGYLKRTESKFDHFGAGHASTSISAALGMAIARDRKGEDYKCVAVIGDGALTGGMALEAINHAGHLPKTPLLVVLNDNDMSISPPVGALSTYLNRMRHSPPVQFISDSVQESVKNLPFMGDAIQEEFKSLTGSVRRLAVPKVGAVFEELGFTYMGPVDGHDIAELTRTFNAAHKVGGPVMVHVATTKGKGYPYAEADQVGYHAQSSFDLTTGKSIPSKTPKPPSFSKVFGQTLVKLCEQDTKIVGITAAMAEGTALNLLQKAIPDQYIDVGIAEQHAVTLAGGMACEGIKPVVAIYSTFLQRAYDQLIHDIGIQNLPVTFVLDRAGIVGADGPTHQGQYDISYLRCVPNFTVMAPKDESELQRMLVTCINHNGPSALRIPRGSGEGAALMEEGWESLEIGKAEIIEEGDNLLIIGYGSMVCPAIKTAAILKEFGINSTVINARFIRPLDEETIHKAAITIGKVVTMEEGTLLGGFGSAVVESFNDNDIFVPTLRIGIPDKLVDHATPQQSKESLGLTPEMMADQIRNKFNFN; from the coding sequence ATGCGTCTGAGCCAGTTAAGTCATCCGAATGAGCTCCATGGCTTGGCCATTAGTGAATTGGAAGATGTTGCTTGCCAAATAAGAGAAAGGCATCTTCAAGTTGTTTCTACTAGTGGTGGGCACTTAGGTCCAGGTCTTGGTGTTGTTGAGTTAACAATTGCTCTCTATCAGACTTTAGATCTAGATGTTGATAAGGTTATTTGGGATGTTGGACATCAAGCTTATCCACATAAGTTACTTACTGGAAGATATGAGCGATTTGATTCGCTTAGACAGCAAAAAGGAGTAGCTGGTTATCTAAAAAGAACAGAAAGTAAATTTGATCATTTTGGAGCAGGGCATGCGAGTACCTCCATTTCAGCTGCTCTTGGTATGGCTATTGCTAGAGATCGAAAAGGTGAAGATTATAAATGTGTAGCAGTTATTGGTGATGGTGCTTTAACTGGTGGTATGGCTTTAGAGGCCATAAATCATGCTGGACACTTACCAAAAACACCACTTTTGGTTGTTTTAAATGACAATGACATGTCAATTTCTCCGCCTGTTGGTGCATTGTCGACTTATTTGAATCGCATGCGTCATAGTCCACCTGTTCAATTCATTTCGGATAGTGTTCAAGAAAGTGTCAAAAATCTTCCATTTATGGGAGATGCCATCCAAGAGGAATTTAAATCTCTTACTGGGAGTGTTAGACGTCTTGCAGTTCCTAAAGTTGGAGCAGTTTTTGAGGAATTGGGGTTCACTTACATGGGCCCTGTAGATGGACATGATATTGCTGAATTGACTAGGACATTTAATGCTGCTCATAAGGTTGGAGGACCTGTAATGGTCCATGTCGCTACTACGAAAGGAAAAGGTTATCCATATGCTGAGGCTGACCAGGTTGGCTACCATGCTCAGTCTTCCTTTGATTTAACTACAGGAAAATCTATTCCCTCTAAAACCCCAAAACCTCCTAGTTTTAGTAAAGTTTTTGGTCAAACATTGGTAAAGCTTTGCGAGCAAGACACCAAGATAGTAGGCATTACTGCAGCGATGGCTGAAGGTACTGCTTTAAATCTTTTACAGAAAGCTATTCCTGATCAATACATAGATGTTGGTATAGCTGAACAACATGCTGTAACTCTCGCTGGTGGAATGGCTTGCGAAGGCATCAAGCCAGTTGTTGCGATTTACAGTACTTTTTTGCAACGAGCATATGATCAGTTAATACATGATATTGGAATACAAAATTTACCTGTTACTTTTGTATTAGATAGAGCAGGCATAGTTGGTGCAGATGGCCCGACTCATCAAGGGCAATATGATATTAGTTATTTAAGATGTGTCCCCAATTTCACTGTTATGGCTCCAAAAGATGAGTCCGAATTGCAGCGAATGTTAGTTACTTGCATTAATCACAATGGTCCATCAGCTCTAAGAATTCCTAGAGGCTCTGGAGAAGGTGCAGCGTTGATGGAGGAAGGATGGGAGTCTCTAGAAATTGGTAAAGCTGAGATAATAGAAGAGGGGGATAATTTATTAATAATTGGCTATGGTTCTATGGTTTGCCCAGCTATTAAAACAGCCGCAATACTTAAAGAATTTGGCATCAATAGCACTGTTATTAATGCACGCTTTATAAGACCATTAGATGAGGAAACTATTCATAAAGCTGCTATAACGATAGGTAAAGTAGTAACAATGGAAGAAGGAACATTATTGGGAGGTTTTGGATCAGCAGTCGTTGAATCTTTTAATGACAATGATATTTTTGTTCCTACATTAAGAATTGGAATACCAGACAAACTAGTAGATCATGCGACTCCTCAACAAAGCAAAGAATCACTTGGCTTGACTCCGGAAATGATGGCTGATCAAATTAGAAATAAATTTAATTTTAATTAA
- a CDS encoding inositol monophosphatase family protein, with protein MGIPSCKTASLNAGLTKDDINKLLEIAKHAAERGGASLMENYGRIKTIKCKGTAGDLVTNADIECEKIIIDYLEKETPNISILAEESGYKLKAGELKWCIDPLDGTTNYAHGYPFFATSIGLIWNSNPILGAISVPSLNEIYYASPEHGSFCNSEKLNVTSTNSLSNSLLVTGFAYDRREILDNNYAEFCWLTHRTHGVRRGGAAAVDLAFVASGKVDGFWERGLAKWDMAAGVPLVEMAGGIVSNYPSGNFDLNTGRILACNPKIQNELMKELEKIRPLTPNSYGGKLS; from the coding sequence ATGGGTATACCCTCATGTAAAACGGCATCGTTGAATGCAGGCCTAACTAAAGATGACATTAATAAATTACTAGAAATTGCAAAGCATGCGGCTGAAAGAGGAGGAGCATCACTAATGGAAAATTATGGAAGGATTAAAACAATAAAATGTAAGGGAACAGCTGGAGATCTTGTTACTAATGCAGATATAGAATGTGAAAAAATAATTATAGATTATTTAGAAAAAGAGACTCCTAACATTTCTATTCTTGCTGAAGAAAGTGGATATAAGTTAAAAGCTGGAGAATTAAAATGGTGTATAGACCCTCTTGATGGAACAACAAACTATGCCCATGGCTATCCATTCTTTGCGACTTCAATTGGTTTAATTTGGAATAGCAATCCAATTTTGGGAGCAATATCTGTACCTTCTTTAAATGAAATTTATTATGCCTCTCCAGAGCATGGATCATTTTGTAATAGCGAAAAGTTAAATGTCACGAGCACAAATTCCTTATCTAATTCACTCTTAGTTACTGGTTTCGCATATGACAGACGAGAAATACTAGATAATAATTATGCAGAATTTTGTTGGCTAACACATCGTACCCATGGCGTCAGAAGAGGAGGAGCAGCCGCAGTAGATTTAGCATTTGTAGCATCAGGCAAAGTGGACGGTTTTTGGGAACGCGGGCTTGCGAAATGGGATATGGCAGCAGGAGTACCACTAGTTGAGATGGCAGGTGGAATAGTATCCAACTATCCTTCCGGAAATTTTGATCTAAATACCGGCAGAATTCTTGCTTGCAATCCAAAGATACAAAATGAGCTCATGAAAGAACTCGAAAAAATTAGGCCATTAACTCCTAACTCTTATGGTGGAAAATTGTCCTAA